The DNA window CTTCTATTACTAAACAATGTcagttataataaaataatatacacTGCTtgtgtatatatacatatatggaGAGTTTTTTGCATCTATAATTTTTGTACCTAAATTACTTaaaaatagtaatagaaaaagataaaattcattcttttatttttaaattttatatttaaaatttaggcACCATGAAAAGCACCTACTTATATACATTATTTGAAATTGATATAGTTAACATGTAGTGATTGCTTCTTAGCTTTAATGTCTCAGCCACTATAAGCTAAACGTTATTAAATAATTAGTATGATTGTGACCCTCGCTAATAATGTAATGCGATAGTAATAATCTATCACTGGGAGGATTTCAGTGGTAAGAATATTGTTAACTAGAACTTGTCAATCATCACTTGTCACCGTTGGATTTAGGGGTGTTAATGGTCGGACAAAATTAAATTTGGCTTAATTTAGATCCGACTTAAATATACATCAAgtctattttttagattttagtttgattttaaACTGATAAAACCTAAATCTTTTTGAGTTTAAATCCGataaaaattgaatctttaaaattttaacgataatttataaaaaaatatttataatacatttgtttataaaaaaaaattgttatcaaaaaattgatatatatatttgaacttgaatttgtccataaattctaatttgatattttttgatttattttctaattcaaaaagtgtgattaaaaataaaataataaacttataattaatataacataatattaaaattaatttaaaccatatattttttttatttttttaggatgCACATAGTTAAGTTGGGTAAAGCTGGATTCGTCTTGACCCCGATCCGACCCAAAATAATGTCTAAgtctatttttgaaattcttatcCGACTCTAAGCCTAATAAAATCACACTAAATTAAtccttaaaatatttaaaattggaTTGAATCTTTAAATTGGACGAATTATGTACACCCTGATTAgattattataaatttgattattaagAATCTGCCtgttttatataaattataattctaCTACTAAACAAGACATAGCATTAGCAAGCATCATTTACGTGcggaattaaaatagaaatactTTAGgggataatatttttgttaaaatttggttaacacttaattaacaaaaaaatgagtaattttatatcattaagtataattttatactattaaaaatattaataataaataattaatggttATAAGTCACAAAATTTACTGCCCCTTAATACttttcattaaaataatatacgAAGATTGAAcaaatatgtatttatttacAAATTCAAAACTCCTATGTATCTATTTCTTAATCAAAAGGCTGGTTTGAGAATCATAAGAGACAGGATTCTCTAATATGCCAAATAAAGCAGTAGTCGCTTTCATAAAGtatgaattttttggaaaaaaaaattaaaaacgaaaACGACGTGATGGAaagagaaattaagaaaaaaaaataagaagaaaataaaacaagaaaaaacagAAAGGATGAAGATGGATGGCACTATGCATGATCTTCTGGTATTGGTTATGTTAAACCATCATATCATCAGTCTATATTTACACTATATCATCACATAATTTGTTagagtaataatatatattttttaataattaatcatcATGTTACATATCCAATAAGTTCGTAGTTAACATCCAGTTATTGacatatcaaaaaataaaataaaataaaataaaattattgacaatatattaactaaaattcTACTAGCAACTTAGAATTCATTTTTCTTAGTCGTGGTCtcatttaaattattagtaggtgctgaaaaaaaaaaattgtgtgtgCTGCTGAACAAGGTAGCTAGCTTTGATTTCAAAGCTAAACAAAACCGAAGAAAGAcataataaaagaagaaattagGAAAGATAATAAACATGATGAAGCTTAGTGTACAAGAGGTAATaataaaaggaagaaaataacaTTTGATCTGATTAGTAAGTAGTATTTACATTAAGGAGTTGAATgggttaataataaaaataataaataacacaaattataattcaaataatataacTGCTTTTTTTCTCACTTTAAGAACTTTCAGGTTCGAGTGAGCTAGTGATGGTAGGAGAGTTGAAGACGGCGAGAGCAGAGGGTACAAAAGTACTTTCGTTTGATGTTGAAGCACATGGGCAAGAAGCAGAACTTCCACTGAGTCTCGACATCGGTGGCTTCAACCTTACCGCCGCAGTAAGGGCATGAACCCGGTGCCTGCTGCTTCCCAAGCTCCCTCTCCTCTTCGTCGCACACATACACCACCCACATTTAATTAaggataataatggaaaaccAATGGATCTTTAATTATATACCCCCCTCTTTTTCTTATGGGTCTATTTTATGGCCACCACACGGCTCCCATTGTTGCTTTTATAATGTTCTTCATGCTATATGGTAGGTAGGTGGTGTAGTTATAAACTTATAATCATCATGTAAAATACAATTTCTCTTTTTCCACCTCAGGGTTTATGTGcgttaattatatactaaaatcagttattaaaattaattattaatataaaatataaaatatatattaaaaataaattaaataatttatatatttatatataagtatataataattaatNNNNNNNNNNNNNNNNNNNNNNNNNNNNNNNNNNNNNNNNNNNNNNNNNNNNNNNNNNNNNNNNNNNNNNNNNNNNNNNNNNNNNNNNNNNNNNNNNNNNNNNNNNNNNNNNNNNNNNNNNNNNNNNNNNNNNNNNNNNNNNNNNNNNNNNNNNNNNNNNNNNNNNNNNNNNNNNNNNNNNNNNNNNNNNNNNNNNNNNNNNNNNNNNNNNNNNNNNNNNNNNNNNNNNNNNNNNNNNNNNNNNNNNNNNNNNNNNNNNNNNNNNNNNNNNNNNNNNNNNNNNNNNNNNNNNNNNNNNNNNNNNNNNNNNNNNNNNNNNNNNNNNNNNNNNNNNNNNNNNNNNNNNNNNtttattttaatttatattatatatgtaatagtagttacacaaattttaaaatttaattttatttgttggattttaataattatagaagcGGGTAAGCACGGAATGGATATCCACTGAAATAGATTAAGGTTTGACTTTTTACTATCCATAGATAGGACAAAAATCAATCCCATTGAGTCCCCTATTAGACCATTCTTGCATGAGACAGACAAAAGCCGGACTTCGTTCAGGAATaaaatacttatattttttttaacaaaaaataaggaAACTCAAACTCGCAACCTCTTAAGTGAATTTAGAGAAATTTACCATTTAAGCTATAACTCATTGACAATAAAATGCTTATATACTTCTAATAGTTTTATGAATCTATACCtattttggtcctcaaagaattTTAGACCAGACACTTTAgtccccaactaaaattaattacttga is part of the Arachis duranensis cultivar V14167 chromosome 1, aradu.V14167.gnm2.J7QH, whole genome shotgun sequence genome and encodes:
- the LOC107458464 gene encoding uncharacterized protein LOC107458464, which codes for MWVVYVCDEEERELGKQQAPGSCPYCGGKVEATDVETQWKFCFLPMCFNIKRKYFCTLCSRRLQLSYHH